One Rhipicephalus microplus isolate Deutch F79 chromosome 4, USDA_Rmic, whole genome shotgun sequence genomic window carries:
- the LOC119184939 gene encoding uncharacterized protein LOC119184939 isoform X4: MTIDTAFKITEPLDADPVLYVSFARPDGTELRCPDYISHCELKLCEGTKIDELQLSREWHNKCPIPAGDYTTHVSVRLLDMESSEEFIGDGRVVVTFNIENGGEIVDCIYFTVDVEE; this comes from the exons ATGACCATCGACACTGCTTTTAAGATAACGGAACCACTGGACGCTGACCCCGTACTCTACGTGTCTTTCGCACGGCCGGACGGCACGGAGCTCCGGTGCCCCGATTACATATCGCACTG CGAACTGAAGTTATGCGAAGGCACCAAAATCGACGAACTCCAACTCAGCCGAGAGTGGCACAACAAGTGTCCTATTCCAGCCGGCGACTATACCACTCACGTTTCTGTGCGCCTGCTCGACATGGAAAGTTCCGAGGAGTTCATAGGG GACGGCCGCGTCGTGGTCACGTTCAACATTGAAAACGGAGGGGAAATTGTCGATTGCATATACTTCACTGTTGACGTGGAAGAATAA
- the LOC142814679 gene encoding uncharacterized protein LOC142814679 translates to MGPPARPCNPVNSVVGLPKADTSPPRNQRWPGMSPKVIVALLLFLCFSCVQLFLQSVKPRAAIPASKGYWTSLLHRHARKSTSPQLRQLRGTNESASSTTCPSENELLVERHFRSWDGKLEQALRLYGRGPLKTEEEAWHAVTDDIHVFTAFAATTTEHAIHITAFVRSRKAYAKSTLAKQPRLECIIRTSNQTIRGKARIRLVWTYFNPIFWNAFIICPLQTEISTANKDVQVAVAVRGAKKDSLRWLKLHHTPDRAEDKCCSVCVRPVFGSHVSLWKVVEYVTHYRTLGAKSFYFYDLDMSSSLKLLLGFLQSAGVDVTLVPFKMIARSSDVHEYGQMPALYDCIFRSMSRTEYYIHTDLDELIFLPSHNNFTALIKEEERKSNDVGSLVVPNRYACAEYPLNVLYSKHEYLPLQTRLFTYHNKDIPLDGYTKHIGRARAICEAAVHVVARHCTGYRGVELNGSVAFMNHYKSCCSFPATHGLHKLIRVWDVRDISQPDSLSQLSQRIERDRVVRSLMKLLN, encoded by the exons ATCAGCGCTGGCCGGGAATGTCACCGAAGGTCATCGTCGCGCTGCTGCTGTTCCTCTGCTTTTCTTGCGTTCAGCTCTTTCTGCAATCGGTCAAGCCCCGTGCAGCAATACCGGCGTCAAAAG GATATTGGACAAGCTTACTTCATCGGCatgctagaaaatccacaagtcCGCAACTGAGGCAATTACGTGGCACAAATGAGAGTGCTTCTTCCACGA CTTGCCCGAGCGAAAACGAACTTTTGGTCGAGCGTCACTTCCGATCGTGGGATGGAAAGCTGGAGCAAGCGCTACGACTTTATGGCCGAGGTCCACTGAAAACAGAGGAAGAAGCCTGGCACGCGGTCACGGACGACATTCACGTGTTCACCGCATTTGCTGCCACAACGACAGAGCACGCGATTCACATCACCGCCTTCGTGCGGAGTCGGAAAGCGTACGCAAAGAGCACTCTCGCAAAGCAGCCGCGCCTGGAGTGCATCATTCGCACATCCAACCAAACAATACGAGGGAAAGCGCGTATTCGACTAGTGTGGACCTACTTCAATCCAATCTTCTGGAACGCCTTCATTATTTGCCCACTGCAAACTGAAATAAGCACAGCCAATAAAGACGTTCAAGTGGCTGTCGCAGTTCGAGGTGCGAAGAAGGATTCCTTGCGATGGCTCAAGCTGCATCACACACCCGACAGAGCCGAAGACAAGTGTTGCTCAGTCTGTGTCAGGCCAGTTTTCGGATCTCACGTCAGCCTGTGGAAGGTCGTCGAATACGTCACACATTACAGGACTCTCGGAGCGAAGAGCTTCTACTTTTACGACTTGGACATGTCTTCCAGTCTGAAGCTGCTTCTGGGGTTTCTGCAGTCTGCAGGAGTTGACGTTACCCTTGTCCCATTCAAGATGATTGCCAGGTCTAGCGATGTGCACGAGTACGGCCAGATGCCAGCTCTCTATGACTGCATATTCCGGTCGATGTCAAGAACGGAGTACTATATCCACACAGACCTCGACGAACTGATTTTTCTGCCTAGCCATAATAACTTTACTGCCTTGataaaggaggaagaacggaAGAGCAACGACGTGGGCAGCCTTGTCGTACCGAACAGGTACGCCTGTGCTGAATACCCCCTGAACGTGTTATACTCCAAGCACGAGTACTTGCCTCTTCAAACGAGACTGTTCACCTATCACAACAAGGACATACCTCTAGATGGCTACACGAAGCACATTGGCCGCGCCAGGGCTATCTGCGAAGCAGCTGTTCATGTGGTGGCTCGGCACTGCACAGGCTATAGAGGGGTCGAATTGAATGGTTCCGTGGCTTTCATGAATCATTATAAAAGCTGCTGTTCTTTTCCCGCTACACACGGACTGCACAAGCTCATCCGTGTATGGGACGTTCGTGACATTTCCCAACCTGACTCTCTCTCCCAGCTGTCACAGCGTATTGAGCGGGATAGAGTGGTGAGATCATTGATGAAGCTATTGAATTAG
- the LOC142814680 gene encoding uncharacterized protein LOC142814680, with the protein MRSANRALINSYRLFTTLTGTSCPTVNELRLQSHFSKWDERLAKALSRTPLGAPKTERESWHAITENIHAFTAFLTSTPNRVVRITSLVRSRTSDANRTKIQHPPLVCVIRTASGTVRRKARIRKVWTYWSPDFKNALIVCRPEIGKSAEAGNMQVALAVRGSAADSLRWLELHRVPERAEGKCCAMCVRPTYGSSMSLWKIVEFIVHYTIMGVTNFYFYDLDMSLDMTFLLAWLQYNSVHITIVPFKLIAKYAQVHAQGQMPALYDCIFRSMAKTEYYIHVDFDELIIPRKYSSISDILGKMERKRKGLGSVLIPARYFCSEYPISMKYSNVDQVPLQMRLFTYHFQERIGRGFSKYIARSRTVSEAGVHIVRTHRKGYRMEPAQSSLVFINHYRRCCDFLPGSAVVANKLNLKIFRGVPYNYYFEALAARIENHGLVRALKKLMNYVGSSPL; encoded by the coding sequence ATGCGTTCCGCAAACCGTGCTCTTATAAACTCTTACCGACTCTTTACGACCCTCACAGGGACATCCTGTCCAACCGTCAATGAGCTTCGGTTGCAGAGCCACTTCAGCAAGTGGGATGAAAGGCTCGCCAAAGCCTTGAGTCGTACTCCTCTAGGCGCACCGAAAACAGAGCGAGAATCATGGCACGCCATCACCGAAAACATCCACGCCTTCACGGCATTTCTCACGTCCACGCCAAACCGCGTCGTCCGTATCACCAGCCTGGTGCGTAGCCGCACGTCGGACGCGAACAGGACAAAGATTCAACATCCGCCTCTGGTGTGCGTCATTCGGACAGCCAGCGGGACAGTGAGGCGCAAAGCCCGCATTCGAAAAGTGTGGACCTATTGGAGTCCAGACTTCAAGAACGCCCTGATTGTCTGCCGACCTGAAATTGGGAAAAGTGCcgaagctggaaacatgcaagtGGCACTTGCGGTGCGAGGTTCGGCCGCGGACTCCTTGCGATGGCTCGAGCTGCATCGTGTACCAGAAAGAGCCGAAGGCAAGTGCTGCGCCATGTGCGTAAGGCCAACGTACGGATCTTCGATGAGCCTCTGGAAGATCGTCGAATTCATCGTTCACTACACGATTATGGGAGTGACCAATTTCTACTTTTACGACCTCGACATGTCCCTTGATATGACGTTTCTGCTCGCTTGGCTACAGTATAACTCAGTACACATCACCATTGTCCCGTTCAAGCTCATTGCAAAATATGCTCAGGTACATGCTCAAGGCCAGATGCCAGCTCTCTACGACTGCATATTTCGATCTATGGCCAAAACAGAATACTACATCCACGTTGACTTTGATGAGCTCATTATTCCGCGAAAATATTCAAGCATCAGCGACATTCTCGGGAAGATGGAACGCAAACGTAAAGGTTTGGGTAGTGTGCTGATACCGGCCAGGTACTTTTGCTCGGAGTACCCAATCAGTATGAAATACTCCAATGTAGACCAAGTGCCCCTCCAGATGAGATTGTTCACGTACCACTTCCAGGAAAGGATCGGTCGGGGCTTTTCGAAGTACATCGCTCGCTCCAGGACAGTGTCTGAGGCAGGCGTTCACATCGTCCGAACTCACCGCAAGGGATACCGCATGGAGCCTGCTCAAAGCTCATTGGTCTTCATCAACCATTACAGACGCTGCTGTGATTTCTTACCAGGCAGTGCTGTGGTGGCAAATAAGCTTAACCTGAAGATCTTCCGTGGCGTTCCGTACAACTACTACTTTGAGGCGCTGGCAGCGCGTATTGAAAATCATGGGTTAGTGAGGGCGCTAAAGAAACTAATGAATTACGTAGGCAGCTCGCCATTATAG
- the LOC119184939 gene encoding uncharacterized protein LOC119184939 isoform X1, giving the protein MYFHFGDGFSSFHETLGEQDPTVQVTNVNIRNAKLGEKMTIDTAFKITEPLDADPVLYVSFARPDGTELRCPDYISHCELKLCEGTKIDELQLSREWHNKCPIPAGDYTTHVSVRLLDMESSEEFIGDGRVVVTFNIENGGEIVDCIYFTVDVEE; this is encoded by the exons ATGTATTTCCACTTCGGCGACGGCTTTTCAAGTTTCCATGAGACATTGG GCGAGCAAGATCCGACAGTTCAAGTCACCAATGTCAACATCCGAAATGCGAAGCTCGGCGAGAAGATGACCATCGACACTGCTTTTAAGATAACGGAACCACTGGACGCTGACCCCGTACTCTACGTGTCTTTCGCACGGCCGGACGGCACGGAGCTCCGGTGCCCCGATTACATATCGCACTG CGAACTGAAGTTATGCGAAGGCACCAAAATCGACGAACTCCAACTCAGCCGAGAGTGGCACAACAAGTGTCCTATTCCAGCCGGCGACTATACCACTCACGTTTCTGTGCGCCTGCTCGACATGGAAAGTTCCGAGGAGTTCATAGGG GACGGCCGCGTCGTGGTCACGTTCAACATTGAAAACGGAGGGGAAATTGTCGATTGCATATACTTCACTGTTGACGTGGAAGAATAA